From Streptomyces sp. TLI_105, the proteins below share one genomic window:
- a CDS encoding cyclopropane-fatty-acyl-phospholipid synthase family protein, with protein sequence MADAASRLTTLAEELLGGPLPVRLRAWDGSEAGPVGGPVLIVRDRRALRRMIWKPGELGLARAWVAGELDVEGDLYGLLDSLSGLLWERGEETRSLLDSVRDPKLRAAARALLRIAGPLPPPKPPAEEMRGRSGNRHSKRRDKQAISHHYDVGNDFYELVLGPSMVYSCAYWTPDGTLEDAQRDKLDLIARKLNLKEGDRLLDVGCGWGSMAVHAAREYGAQVVGVTLSREQAAYARKRIADEGLTDLIEIRVQDYRDVTDGPYDAISSIGMAEHVGAVKYREYADTLYGLLKPGGRLLNHQISRRPEPDEEAYEVDAFIDAYVFPDGELAPMGRTLTTLEDAGFEVRDVEAIREHYALTLRRWVANLEADWDRAVRLTSPGRARIWRLYMAASAVSFERNRIGVNQFLAVKTPASGASGTALRPRVWQE encoded by the coding sequence ATGGCCGACGCCGCGTCGCGGCTGACGACTCTCGCCGAGGAACTCCTCGGCGGACCGCTCCCGGTCCGTCTGCGAGCCTGGGACGGCAGCGAGGCCGGTCCGGTCGGCGGTCCCGTCCTGATCGTCCGCGACCGCCGGGCCCTGCGGAGGATGATCTGGAAGCCCGGCGAACTGGGCCTCGCCCGCGCCTGGGTGGCCGGCGAGCTCGACGTCGAGGGAGACCTCTACGGGCTCCTGGACAGCCTCTCCGGCCTCCTGTGGGAGCGCGGCGAGGAGACCAGGAGCCTGCTGGACTCCGTACGCGACCCCAAGCTGCGCGCCGCCGCCCGTGCCCTGCTGCGGATCGCCGGTCCCCTCCCGCCGCCGAAGCCCCCGGCCGAGGAGATGCGCGGCCGCAGCGGCAACCGGCACAGCAAGCGCCGCGACAAGCAGGCGATCAGTCACCACTACGACGTGGGCAACGACTTCTACGAGCTGGTCCTCGGCCCCTCGATGGTCTACTCGTGCGCGTACTGGACGCCGGACGGCACCCTGGAGGACGCCCAGCGCGACAAGCTGGACCTCATCGCCCGCAAGCTGAACCTCAAGGAGGGCGACCGGCTCCTCGACGTGGGCTGCGGCTGGGGCTCCATGGCCGTCCACGCCGCCCGCGAGTACGGCGCCCAGGTCGTCGGCGTCACCCTCTCCCGCGAGCAGGCCGCCTACGCCCGCAAGCGGATCGCCGACGAGGGCCTCACCGACCTGATCGAGATCCGCGTCCAGGACTACCGGGACGTCACCGACGGCCCGTACGACGCGATCTCCTCGATCGGCATGGCCGAACACGTCGGCGCCGTGAAGTACCGGGAGTACGCCGACACCCTGTACGGCCTCCTCAAGCCCGGCGGACGGCTCCTGAACCACCAGATCTCCCGGCGCCCCGAGCCCGACGAGGAGGCCTACGAGGTCGACGCCTTCATCGACGCGTACGTCTTCCCCGACGGCGAACTCGCCCCCATGGGCCGCACCCTGACGACCCTGGAGGACGCCGGCTTCGAGGTCCGGGACGTGGAGGCGATCCGCGAGCACTACGCGCTGACCCTGCGCCGCTGGGTGGCCAACCTGGAGGCCGACTGGGACCGGGCGGTCCGGCTCACCTCGCCCGGCCGGGCCCGCATCTGGCGGCTCTACATGGCGGCCTCGGCGGTCTCCTTCGAGCGCAACCGGATCGGCGTGAACCAGTTCCTCGCCGTGAAGACCCCGGCCTCGGGGGCGAGCGGCACGGCGCTGCGGCCGCGCGTCTGGCAGGAGTGA
- a CDS encoding ABC transporter permease, translating into MFRTALRNVLAHKARLLMTVLAVMLGVAFVSGTLVFTDTLSQAFRNQSAKSYDDVAVAVSLRPNPEEAVKNPGLSQRTVDDVAELDGVTAVSPRVDGFAGVPDKNGKLIGVGWSNKGTNFAPGKDGKDPALAFTTGNGPTRADQVALDKDTADKGGYKVGDRVRVATNGPVKEFTLSGVFTTEDGAVNAGGSLVVFDAPVAQKLYLKAGYYSDLNVTAAPGADAEKLRDEVLKVVPKAATAQTGQALADQQAKDIEAGLGALNQVLLGFAGIALFVGIFLISNTFTMLVAQRTKELALMRAVGASRRQITRSVLAEAGIVGVLASAVGYVLGIGLAVALRSGMAAFDMKVPDGDLVLGATPAVAAFGVGVVITMLAAWLPGRRAAKIPPVAAMNSVHATPTAKSLVVRNSIGAAITAIGAVLIVLGANAGGDEGRMTIAGGAFATLIGVIILIPFLSRPVIALIRPFFVKAFGISGKLAGLNAVRNPRRTGATASALAIGLTLVTGLSVIGVSAGQALDKMTVDQIRADYMVTMASGGGLSQEALTALEKAPGVTAVSPQQAGAFDLKGKYVSASGVTPGDIEKVLKVEVVNGSLASLGEGRIAVADKTAASRGLKVGSSVPVEYLDKKKGALTVGAIYEDSEFLSPVLVDAKILDAHDPQPYIPQIFVSTDGGPSDTNERALAKAMGDNPAITVLDQKDIRDTFGGQINLLLNIMYGLLAMALIIAVLGVVNTLAMSVFERQQEIGMIRAIGLDRRRVKRMVRLEAVVISVFGAVVGIGLGTFLAWAIGKTFESSLPGYALVVPWDRVGVFLALAALVGVLASLWPARSAAKLNMLSAIKAE; encoded by the coding sequence ATGTTCCGTACCGCCCTGCGCAACGTCCTCGCGCACAAGGCGAGACTGCTGATGACCGTCCTCGCCGTGATGCTCGGCGTGGCCTTCGTCTCCGGCACCCTCGTCTTCACCGACACCCTCTCCCAGGCCTTCCGCAACCAGTCGGCGAAGAGCTACGACGACGTGGCCGTCGCGGTCAGCCTGCGGCCGAACCCGGAGGAGGCCGTCAAGAACCCCGGCCTCTCCCAGCGGACCGTCGACGACGTCGCCGAGCTCGACGGCGTCACCGCCGTCTCGCCGCGCGTCGACGGCTTCGCCGGCGTGCCGGACAAGAACGGCAAGCTGATCGGCGTCGGCTGGTCCAACAAGGGCACCAACTTCGCCCCCGGCAAGGACGGCAAGGACCCGGCCCTCGCCTTCACCACCGGAAACGGCCCCACCCGGGCCGACCAGGTCGCCCTCGACAAGGACACCGCCGACAAGGGCGGCTACAAGGTCGGCGACCGGGTCCGGGTCGCCACCAACGGTCCGGTGAAGGAGTTCACCCTCTCCGGCGTCTTCACCACGGAGGACGGCGCCGTCAACGCGGGCGGCAGCCTCGTCGTCTTCGACGCCCCCGTCGCCCAGAAGCTCTACCTGAAGGCCGGCTACTACTCCGACCTGAACGTCACGGCGGCCCCCGGCGCCGACGCCGAGAAGCTCCGTGACGAGGTCCTGAAGGTGGTCCCGAAGGCGGCCACCGCACAGACCGGCCAGGCCCTCGCCGACCAGCAGGCCAAGGACATCGAGGCCGGCCTCGGCGCCCTCAACCAGGTCCTCCTGGGCTTCGCCGGCATCGCGCTCTTCGTCGGGATCTTCCTGATCTCCAACACCTTCACCATGCTGGTCGCCCAGCGCACCAAGGAACTGGCCCTGATGCGCGCGGTCGGCGCCTCGCGCAGGCAGATCACCCGCTCCGTTCTGGCCGAGGCCGGCATCGTCGGCGTGCTCGCCTCCGCCGTCGGGTACGTCCTCGGCATCGGGCTCGCCGTGGCCCTGCGCTCCGGCATGGCCGCCTTCGACATGAAGGTCCCGGACGGCGACCTGGTCCTCGGTGCCACCCCGGCCGTGGCCGCCTTCGGCGTCGGCGTCGTCATCACCATGCTGGCCGCCTGGCTGCCCGGCCGCCGGGCCGCGAAGATCCCGCCGGTCGCCGCGATGAACAGCGTCCACGCCACCCCCACCGCCAAGTCCCTGGTCGTGCGGAACTCGATCGGCGCCGCGATCACCGCGATCGGTGCCGTCCTCATCGTGCTCGGCGCGAACGCCGGCGGCGACGAGGGCCGCATGACCATCGCGGGCGGCGCCTTCGCCACCCTCATCGGCGTCATCATCCTCATCCCGTTCCTGTCGCGGCCCGTGATCGCCCTGATCCGCCCCTTCTTCGTGAAGGCCTTCGGGATCTCCGGCAAGCTCGCCGGCCTCAACGCGGTCCGCAACCCGCGCCGCACCGGCGCCACCGCCTCCGCGCTCGCGATCGGCCTCACCCTGGTCACCGGCCTGTCGGTGATCGGCGTCAGCGCCGGCCAGGCTCTGGACAAGATGACCGTCGACCAGATCAGGGCCGACTACATGGTCACCATGGCCAGCGGCGGCGGCCTGTCGCAGGAGGCCCTGACGGCCCTGGAGAAGGCCCCGGGCGTCACCGCGGTCTCCCCGCAGCAGGCCGGTGCCTTCGACCTCAAGGGGAAGTACGTCTCGGCCTCCGGCGTCACCCCCGGCGACATCGAGAAGGTCCTCAAGGTCGAGGTCGTGAACGGTTCGCTGGCGTCCCTGGGCGAGGGAAGGATCGCCGTCGCGGACAAGACCGCCGCGAGCCGCGGCCTGAAGGTCGGCTCCAGCGTCCCGGTCGAGTACCTCGACAAGAAGAAGGGCGCGCTGACCGTCGGCGCGATCTACGAGGACAGCGAGTTCCTCTCCCCCGTCCTCGTGGACGCGAAGATCCTCGACGCGCACGACCCGCAGCCGTACATCCCGCAGATCTTCGTCTCCACCGACGGCGGCCCGAGCGACACGAACGAGCGGGCGCTCGCCAAGGCCATGGGTGACAACCCGGCCATCACCGTCCTCGACCAGAAGGACATCCGCGACACCTTCGGCGGGCAGATCAACCTCCTGCTGAACATCATGTACGGCCTGCTCGCGATGGCCCTGATCATCGCCGTCCTCGGTGTCGTCAACACCCTCGCGATGTCCGTCTTCGAGCGGCAGCAGGAGATCGGCATGATCCGGGCGATCGGTCTCGACCGGCGCCGGGTGAAGCGGATGGTCCGTCTGGAGGCCGTCGTCATCTCGGTGTTCGGCGCGGTCGTCGGCATCGGCCTCGGCACCTTCCTCGCCTGGGCCATCGGCAAGACCTTCGAGAGCAGCCTGCCGGGCTACGCCCTGGTCGTCCCGTGGGACCGCGTCGGCGTCTTCCTGGCCCTGGCCGCCCTGGTCGGCGTCCTCGCCTCCCTGTGGCCGGCCCGGAGCGCCGCCAAGCTGAACATGCTCTCCGCCATCAAGGCCGAGTAG
- a CDS encoding ABC transporter ATP-binding protein, with product MTTTPTVSRATAVAARATDLTKVYGHGETQVVALDHVTVDFRQGEFTAIMGPSGSGKSTLMHCVAGLDSFSSGSVRIGETELSTLKDKQLTQLRRDKIGFIFQAFNLLPTLTALENITLPMDIAGRKPDKEWVQQVIDMLGLSGRLKHRPTELSGGQQQRVAVARALASRPEIIFGDEPTGNLDSRSGAEVLGFLRNSVRELGQTVVMVTHDAVAASYADRVIFLADGRIVDEMLRPTADGVLDRMKAFDAKGRTS from the coding sequence GTGACCACCACCCCCACCGTGTCCCGCGCCACCGCGGTGGCCGCCCGCGCCACGGATCTCACGAAGGTCTACGGACACGGCGAGACCCAGGTGGTCGCGCTCGACCATGTCACCGTGGACTTCCGGCAGGGCGAGTTCACCGCGATCATGGGCCCTTCCGGCTCCGGCAAGTCGACGCTCATGCACTGCGTCGCCGGCCTGGACTCCTTCTCCTCCGGCTCGGTCCGGATCGGCGAGACGGAGCTCTCCACCCTGAAGGACAAGCAGCTCACCCAGCTGCGCCGGGACAAGATCGGCTTCATCTTCCAGGCCTTCAACCTGCTGCCGACGCTGACGGCCCTGGAGAACATCACGCTGCCGATGGACATCGCGGGCCGCAAGCCCGACAAGGAGTGGGTCCAGCAGGTCATCGACATGCTCGGCCTCTCCGGCCGCCTCAAGCACCGCCCCACCGAGCTCTCCGGCGGCCAGCAGCAGCGCGTGGCCGTGGCCCGCGCCCTCGCCTCCCGCCCCGAGATCATCTTCGGCGACGAGCCCACCGGAAACCTGGACTCCCGCTCGGGCGCCGAGGTCCTCGGCTTCCTGCGCAACTCGGTGCGGGAGCTGGGCCAGACCGTCGTCATGGTCACCCACGACGCGGTGGCCGCCTCCTACGCGGACCGCGTGATCTTCCTCGCGGACGGCCGGATCGTCGACGAGATGCTGCGCCCGACGGCGGACGGCGTCCTCGACCGCATGAAGGCCTTCGACGCCAAGGGCCGTACGAGCTGA
- a CDS encoding Bax inhibitor-1/YccA family protein, producing MRSSNPVFSRRGFSRDAGHAGFNAQQPQAGGPAVGTNPYATGNPYAQDAANPYATNPYAPQDTRLGAPQQARGNVMTIDDVVSRTAMTLGTVVVTAVLSWLLLPVDPANLGKSYGIAIGAGLVALVLSLVQSFKRKPSPALILGYAAFEGVFLGVISAAVSTYIADGVVIQAVLGTMAVFAGVLIAYKMGWIRVTRRFYGFVMAAAMGFVLLMAVNLLFSIFGGGDGLGFRSGGLGIVFGIVGIILGACFLALDFKQVEDGVTYGAPREEAWLAAFGLTMTLVWIYLEMLRLLSILQGDD from the coding sequence ATGAGGAGCAGCAACCCGGTCTTCTCGCGACGGGGGTTCAGCCGCGACGCGGGCCACGCGGGCTTCAACGCGCAGCAGCCGCAGGCCGGGGGCCCCGCCGTGGGAACCAACCCGTACGCCACGGGCAACCCCTACGCCCAGGACGCGGCGAACCCGTACGCGACCAACCCGTACGCCCCGCAGGACACCCGGCTCGGCGCCCCGCAGCAGGCCCGCGGCAACGTGATGACGATCGACGACGTCGTGAGCCGTACGGCCATGACGCTCGGCACGGTCGTGGTCACCGCCGTCCTGTCCTGGCTGCTGCTCCCGGTCGACCCGGCGAACCTCGGCAAGTCGTACGGCATCGCCATCGGCGCCGGTCTGGTCGCCCTGGTCCTGTCGCTGGTGCAGTCCTTCAAGCGCAAGCCGTCGCCGGCGCTGATCCTGGGCTACGCCGCCTTCGAGGGCGTCTTCCTCGGCGTGATCTCCGCCGCCGTCTCGACGTACATCGCCGACGGTGTGGTCATCCAGGCGGTCCTGGGCACGATGGCGGTCTTCGCCGGTGTGCTCATCGCCTACAAGATGGGCTGGATCCGCGTCACCCGCCGTTTCTACGGCTTCGTGATGGCCGCCGCGATGGGCTTCGTGCTGCTCATGGCGGTCAACCTGCTGTTCTCGATCTTCGGCGGCGGTGACGGCCTCGGCTTCCGCAGCGGCGGCCTCGGCATCGTCTTCGGCATCGTCGGCATCATCCTCGGTGCCTGCTTCCTCGCCCTCGACTTCAAGCAGGTCGAGGACGGCGTGACCTACGGCGCGCCGCGCGAGGAGGCCTGGCTGGCCGCCTTCGGTCTCACCATGACCCTGGTGTGGATCTACCTGGAGATGCTGCGTCTGCTGTCGATCCTCCAGGGCGACGACTGA
- a CDS encoding TetR/AcrR family transcriptional regulator: MDAETAELKLLDTAERLFDERGVQAVGMDALRTASGVSLKRLYQVFPSKDLLVEAVLRRRDEAVRTALADHGARTAEGPYERALAVFDWLAGWFAEPGFRGCAFINAFGELGGVAPAVAAIARDHKEALRAYFAEQTDALGAPPVLADQLALLANGAMAVAGITGSPEPAAQAKAAARVLLDAARP; encoded by the coding sequence ATGGACGCGGAGACGGCCGAGCTGAAGCTGCTCGACACCGCGGAGCGGCTCTTCGACGAGCGGGGGGTGCAGGCCGTCGGCATGGACGCCCTCCGCACCGCCTCAGGGGTCTCGCTGAAGCGGCTCTATCAGGTCTTCCCGTCCAAGGACCTGCTGGTCGAGGCCGTCCTGCGGCGCCGTGACGAGGCCGTGCGGACGGCGCTCGCCGACCATGGCGCGCGGACCGCGGAAGGGCCGTACGAGCGGGCGCTCGCGGTCTTCGACTGGCTGGCCGGCTGGTTCGCCGAGCCCGGGTTCCGCGGCTGCGCGTTCATCAACGCCTTCGGGGAGCTCGGCGGGGTCGCCCCGGCGGTCGCCGCGATCGCCCGCGACCACAAGGAGGCCCTGCGGGCGTACTTCGCCGAGCAGACGGACGCCCTCGGCGCCCCGCCCGTCCTCGCCGACCAGCTGGCCCTGCTCGCCAACGGCGCCATGGCCGTCGCGGGCATCACCGGCTCCCCGGAGCCGGCCGCCCAGGCGAAGGCTGCGGCCCGCGTCCTCCTCGACGCGGCCCGCCCCTGA